One genomic window of Glycine max cultivar Williams 82 chromosome 16, Glycine_max_v4.0, whole genome shotgun sequence includes the following:
- the LOC100782711 gene encoding tryptophan aminotransferase-related protein 4, producing the protein MAKRTSPIYIGFVIVLCASSMFVICMGEWESTWSTRAAEEAEAVAAIPCSGHGRAYLDGLILKGHEPVCECNPCYGGSDCSNLLSDCAANAGSGDPYFLEPFWMQHAASSAILVSGWHRMGYSYSDESYISQLLVEYIKKLHAIVGNAATEGRYIVFGSGSTQLLNAAVHALSPSSSVSPAKVVATAPYYPVYRAQTQFFNSRDFSYEGDTSLWKNSTDSNSRFIEFVTSPNNPDGKLNKGVLKGPNVKTIYDRAYYWPHFTAIPSPADDDLMLFTISKLTGHAGSRFGWAIIKDEAVYQTMLTYLQLNTFGVSRDAQLRALKLLDVVLEGDGKELFQFAYSTLKDRWRRLKQIISESKRFSLQNLSPQYCTFFKRVKDPSPAYAWLKCERQQDKNCYEILEAAGIIGRQGSDYSADNRYLRLSLIRSEDDFEILINKLKNLVPTEKETKDFNN; encoded by the exons ATGGCCAAAAGAACAAGTCCGATTTACATAGGATTCGTGATTGTATTGTGTGCCTCAAGCATGTTTGTAATTTGTATGGGAGAATGGGAATCAACTTGGAGCACAAGAGCTGCAGAAGAAGCTGAGGCTGTGGCAGCAATACCATGCTCAGGACATGGAAGAGCCTACTTAGATGGTCTTATTCTAAAAGGGCATGAGCCTGTTTGTGAGTGCAATCCATGTTATGGTGGATCTGATTGCTCCAACTTATTATCTGATTGTGCTGCCAATGCTGGAAG TGGAGACCCATATTTTTTGGAGCCATTTTGGATGCAACATGCAGCAAGTAGCGCGATTTTAGTATCAGGATGGCACAGAATGGGATATTCTTATAGTGATGAATCATACATCTCACAACTATTGGTTGAGTACATAAAAAAACTTCACGCCATCGTTGGGAATGCAGCCACTGAAGGCAGGTACATTGTTTTTGGAAGTGGCTCAACGCAACTCCTCAATGCTGCTGTTCATGCCTTGTCTCCCAGTTCTTCAGTGTCTCCGGCAAAAGTGGTAGCCACAGCACCATATTATCCC GTGTATAGAGCACAGACACAATTTTTCAATTCTAGAGATTTTAGTTATGAAGGAGACACGTCCTTGTGGAAAAACAGCACAGATAGCAACTCTAGATTTATTGAGTTTGTGACTTCACCAAACAATCCCGATGGAAAGTTGAACAAGGGAGTTCTCAAAGGCCCTAATGTCAAAACCATTTATGATCGAGCCTATTATTGGCCACATTTCACTGCTATTCCTTCACCAGCTGATGATGATCTAATGCTGTTTACAATTTCCAAGCTCACAGGCCATGCTGGGAGTAGATTTGG ATGGGCAATAATAAAGGATGAGGCAGTATATCAAACGATGTTGACATATTTGCAATTGAACACCTTTGGAGTTTCCCGTGACGCTCAGCTGAGAGCTTTAAAGCTTTTGGACGTGGTTCTTGAAGGAGATGGAAAAGAATTATTCCAGTTTGCATATTCAACCTTGAAAGATCGTTGGAGGAGGTTGAAACAAATCATATCTGAATCAAAACGGTTTTCTCTACAGAATTTGTCTCCCCAATACTGTACCTTTTTCAAGAGGGTCAAAGATCCTTCGCCAG CATACGCTTGGTTAAAGTGTGAGAGACAACAAGACAAGAATTGCTATGAAATCCTTGAAGCTGCTGGCATCATTGGCCGTCAAGGCAGTGACTATAGTGCTGATAATCGTTACCTGCGTCTCAGTCTCATTAGGAGCGAAGATGATTTTGAGATACTAATAAACAAGCTTAAAAATCTAGTTCCAACGGAAAAGGAAACCAAGGATTTTAACAACTAG
- the LOC100782177 gene encoding tryptophan aminotransferase-related protein 4 produces MVKETSPVNLAFILILLCASNVFVCRGEWEPTWSSRAAEEAEAVAAIPCSGHGRAYLDGLILKGHEPVCECNPCYGGSDCSKLLSDCAANAGSGDPYFMEPFWMRHAAGSAILVSGWHRMGYSYSDGSYISQLLVEYIKKLHGIVGNAITEGKYIVFGSGSTQLLNAAVYALSPNSSMSPAKVVATAPYYPVYRTQTQFFNSRDFSYEGETSSWKNKTDKNSIFIEFVTSPNNPDGKLTKEVLEGPNVKSIYDRAYYWPHFTAIPSPADDDLMIFTISKLTGHAGSRFGWAIVKDEAVYEKMLTYMDMNTMGVSREAQLRALKLLDVALEGDGKEIFQFAYSTMRDRWIRLKEIISKTKRFSLQKISSQYCTFFKRDRDASPAYAWLKCERQQDNNCYEILEAAGINGREGSLYSADNRYVRLSLIRSQDDFEILINKLKILVSKE; encoded by the exons ATGGTCAAAGAAACAAGTCCAGTGAATTTagcattcattttaatattattatgtgcATCAAACGTGTTTGTTTGTAGGGGAGAATGGGAGCCAACTTGGAGCAGTAGAGCTGCAGAAGAAGCAGAGGCTGTGGCAGCCATACCATGCTCAGGACATGGAAGAGCCTACTTAGATGGTCTTATTCTAAAAGGCCATGAACCTGTTTGTGAGTGCAATCCATGCTACGGTGGATCTGATTGCTCCAAGTTATTATCTGATTGTGCTGCTAATGCTGGAAG TGGGGATCCATATTTTATGGAGCCATTTTGGATGCGACATGCAGCAGGTAGTGCCATTTTAGTATCAGGATGGCATAGAATGGGTTATTCTTATAGTGATGGATCATACATCTCACAACTATTGGTTGAGTACATAAAAAAACTTCATGGCATCGTTGGGAATGCAATCACCGAAGGAAAGTACATCGTATTTGGAAGTGGCTCAACTCAACTTCTCAATGCTGCTGTTTATGCCTTGTCTCCCAACTCTTCAATGTCTCCAGCAAAAGTCGTAGCCACAGCACCATATTACCCG GTATATCGAACACAGACACAATTTTTCAATTCTAGGGATTTTAGTTATGAAGGAGAAACATCCTCGTGGAAAAACAAGACAGATAAAAACTCTATATTTATTGAGTTTGTTACTTCACCGAACAATCCAGATGGAAAATTGACTAAGGAAGTTCTTGAAGGTCCTAATGTAAAATCCATTTATGATCGAGCCTACTATTGGCCACATTTCACTGCTATTCCTTCACCAGCAGACGATGATCTTATGATATTTACAATTTCTAAGCTCACAGGCCATGCTGGGAGTAGATTTGG atgGGCAATTGTAAAAGATGAGGCAGTATATGAAAAGATGTTGACATATATGGATATGAACACCATGGGAGTTTCCCGTGAGGCTCAGCTGAGAGCTTTAAAGCTTTTGGACGTGGCTCTTGAAGGAGATGGAAAAGAAATATTCCAATTTGCATATTCAACCATGAGAGATCGTTGgataaggttgaaagaaatcatATCTAAAACAAAACGGTTTTCTCTACAGAAAATTTCTTCCCAATACTGCACCTTTTTCAAGAGGGACAGAGACGCTTCACCAG CTTACGCTTGGTTAAAGTGTGAGAGACAACAAGACAATAATTGCTATGAAATCCTTGAAGCTGCTGGCATCAATGGCCGTGAAGGAAGTCTCTATAGTGCCGATAATCGTTACGTGCGTCTCAGTCTCATTAGGAGCCAAGATGATTTTGAGATACTCATAAACAAGCTCAAAATTCTTGTTTCTAAGGAATAG